A region of Williamwhitmania taraxaci DNA encodes the following proteins:
- a CDS encoding DUF3078 domain-containing protein, which translates to MKHNLPNKRKTALAFLLFFLITVTSVKSQETADTTKKVPEKPWKITNALSITFSQVALSNWVAGGEKSISGNGSYIFGSKFKDENNSWESTFDLAYGQTRQGDSKNIKNDDRILLSTKYGRKASSKWNYSILASFRTQMLPGYNYPNDSTIISDWMAPGYFGLSIGMDYKPTSQISVFLSPLSGKLTVVKRQDLADKGSFGVDKATFDGMGNKIKDGKNTLWEAGGLTQITGTFPFNKGKTILTSKLELFSNYLKDPQNIDLIFENTLEVKINSWFTARLFALAIYDDNSKIGTDTDGDGTADKYTAKLQLKEIFGLGIGVKW; encoded by the coding sequence ATGAAACACAACTTACCAAACAAGAGAAAGACAGCACTAGCCTTCCTACTGTTTTTTTTAATTACGGTTACGTCCGTAAAATCGCAAGAGACAGCAGATACGACGAAAAAAGTCCCGGAAAAACCGTGGAAAATAACAAATGCTCTGTCCATTACATTCTCACAAGTAGCACTTTCCAATTGGGTTGCAGGGGGCGAAAAATCAATCTCAGGCAACGGGTCCTACATCTTTGGATCTAAATTTAAAGATGAGAATAACTCATGGGAATCAACCTTTGATCTCGCCTACGGACAAACCAGACAGGGTGACTCCAAAAACATCAAGAACGATGACCGAATTCTATTAAGCACCAAATATGGCAGGAAAGCTTCATCAAAATGGAACTACTCCATCCTTGCAAGTTTTAGGACACAAATGCTCCCTGGATATAACTATCCAAATGATTCGACGATAATTTCGGATTGGATGGCACCGGGATATTTTGGATTGTCAATTGGTATGGACTATAAACCGACCTCTCAGATTAGCGTATTTCTCTCCCCTCTTTCGGGCAAATTAACTGTAGTAAAGAGACAAGATCTTGCCGACAAAGGTAGTTTTGGCGTTGACAAAGCAACATTTGATGGAATGGGAAATAAGATTAAGGATGGAAAGAATACTCTTTGGGAAGCAGGGGGACTTACCCAAATCACAGGCACATTCCCATTCAATAAAGGAAAAACAATATTGACTTCCAAGCTGGAGTTGTTCTCAAATTATTTAAAAGACCCGCAAAATATTGATCTTATTTTCGAGAATACATTGGAAGTAAAGATAAACAGCTGGTTTACTGCAAGACTCTTTGCCCTTGCAATTTACGACGACAACTCAAAGATAGGGACGGATACAGATGGAGATGGCACTGCCGATAAATACACTGCCAAGTTACAACTAAAGGAGATATTTGGATTGGGCATTGGAGTTAAATGGTAA
- a CDS encoding DCC1-like thiol-disulfide oxidoreductase family protein, translated as MKFKLSNEVAIQEGKSVLVFDTDCLFCNRALLLLLFLERKDHFMIAARNSSAILAIVNSDEALAREDSIILLTNSMAYTKADALKRIALKLNYAAMIIATLIWLIPNPIINAAYNWVAKKRLPLSQSTKCNILNKEKFNHKTFSR; from the coding sequence ATGAAATTCAAACTGAGTAACGAAGTTGCTATACAAGAAGGTAAGTCTGTGCTTGTGTTTGACACGGATTGCTTGTTCTGCAACAGAGCATTACTCCTGCTACTTTTTCTGGAGAGAAAAGATCATTTCATGATTGCTGCCCGAAACAGTAGTGCCATTTTGGCAATTGTAAATTCGGACGAAGCGCTTGCACGCGAAGATTCAATAATTTTACTGACAAACTCAATGGCCTATACAAAGGCAGACGCATTAAAAAGGATTGCGTTGAAGCTAAACTATGCCGCTATGATTATAGCAACACTCATTTGGCTAATCCCCAACCCTATTATTAATGCTGCCTACAATTGGGTTGCAAAAAAAAGATTACCCCTAAGTCAAAGCACAAAATGCAATATCTTAAACAAGGAAAAATTCAACCACAAAACATTTTCACGATGA
- a CDS encoding flavin reductase family protein — MKNFHQTDLYTLTDNPFKLLDKEWMLVTAKADLKTNTMTASWGGFGILWNKPVAFVFIRPQRFTFEFIEHSERLSLSFFAEDYRAALKLCGSKSGRDTNKIEDAGLTLIELPTGSPGFKEARIMMDCRKLFFTDLSAGTFIDKNIQPSVYPTSDFHRLYIGEIEACWKNNIDEIQTE; from the coding sequence ATGAAAAATTTTCACCAAACGGATTTATACACTTTAACCGACAATCCATTCAAACTACTCGACAAAGAATGGATGCTAGTTACGGCAAAAGCAGACCTTAAAACCAATACAATGACCGCAAGCTGGGGTGGCTTTGGAATTCTTTGGAACAAACCAGTAGCCTTTGTATTTATACGACCACAGCGATTTACCTTTGAATTTATAGAACACAGCGAAAGACTAAGCCTCTCCTTCTTTGCCGAAGATTACCGCGCGGCATTAAAACTCTGCGGATCAAAATCGGGAAGAGATACAAATAAAATAGAGGACGCAGGCCTTACTCTAATAGAACTACCCACAGGTTCACCCGGTTTTAAGGAAGCCCGAATTATGATGGATTGCCGCAAACTTTTCTTTACCGATTTGTCTGCCGGCACCTTTATCGATAAAAACATCCAACCATCCGTTTACCCTACCAGCGATTTTCATCGACTATATATCGGAGAAATAGAAGCATGCTGGAAAAACAACATCGATGAAATTCAAACTGAGTAA
- a CDS encoding SiaB family protein kinase has product MDNVIYFIKSILTNELASSGFPLIYKGEMSHSVMRTFALMANRKIQEKNLPTAVRKRVFHIIIECLQNITKHSDDFDEKEQHIGNGLFVVGETKEGFYVITGNIIRNERIQDLRQRIDLLNNSATEELRGFFIKQMLNGEIDTKGGAGLGLIDIARKSGNKLFYHFVPFDDKSHFFILIVNIPSNHNDK; this is encoded by the coding sequence ATGGACAACGTAATATACTTCATAAAATCGATCCTAACGAACGAACTTGCTTCGAGCGGATTTCCCTTAATTTACAAGGGCGAGATGAGTCATAGTGTCATGAGAACATTCGCTCTAATGGCAAACCGAAAAATACAAGAGAAGAATCTCCCGACGGCTGTTAGAAAAAGAGTATTTCACATTATAATTGAGTGTTTGCAAAACATCACCAAGCACTCCGATGACTTCGATGAAAAGGAACAGCACATTGGCAATGGGCTTTTTGTTGTAGGTGAAACAAAAGAAGGTTTTTATGTAATTACCGGGAATATTATTAGGAACGAACGAATACAGGATCTGAGGCAGCGGATAGATCTCTTAAACAACTCCGCAACCGAAGAACTTCGTGGCTTCTTTATAAAACAGATGCTCAATGGAGAAATCGACACAAAAGGAGGCGCCGGACTTGGCTTGATTGATATTGCTCGTAAGTCAGGTAATAAACTATTCTACCACTTTGTTCCATTTGATGATAAATCACACTTCTTCATCCTAATTGTAAATATCCCATCCAATCATAATGATAAGTAG
- a CDS encoding type I phosphomannose isomerase catalytic subunit, whose protein sequence is MQELYPLKFQPIYQEKIWGGTRISKKFHRKNVPSGKIGESWDLSAIEGNESIVKNGFLEGNSLNELVEIYMADLVGEKVFDQFGPEFPLLIKLIEAKDLLSLQVHPNDEIAFDRHLSYGKTEMWYVIENEPGAQLISGFRRKTSEEEFRKSVESNTFTELLNYTDAVEGDVFYIPAGQIHALGSNLLIAEIQQSSDVTYRISDWGRVDDNGNPRELHLDLALDVIDYSGETSGKVKYSKQMNKSMPLVESAYFITNVLEFDQDLVIDYNTIDSFVVYMCIKGSATIVQGSGNKTTIKGGETVLIPADLRTFTIHPERATLLLEIHIP, encoded by the coding sequence ATGCAAGAACTATATCCACTTAAATTTCAGCCAATATACCAAGAAAAAATTTGGGGGGGCACTAGAATATCTAAAAAATTTCACCGAAAGAATGTACCATCCGGAAAAATTGGGGAGAGTTGGGATCTCTCAGCAATTGAAGGGAATGAATCTATTGTTAAGAATGGCTTCCTCGAGGGGAACAGTTTGAACGAACTGGTTGAGATTTACATGGCCGATTTGGTCGGAGAAAAGGTTTTTGATCAATTCGGTCCCGAATTTCCACTATTAATCAAACTCATTGAAGCAAAGGATTTGTTATCGCTTCAGGTGCACCCAAACGATGAAATCGCATTCGATAGGCATCTCTCCTACGGAAAAACGGAGATGTGGTATGTTATTGAAAACGAACCAGGAGCACAACTAATCTCTGGCTTCCGAAGGAAGACTTCCGAAGAGGAATTCAGAAAATCAGTAGAAAGTAACACATTCACCGAGTTGCTAAACTATACAGATGCAGTGGAGGGTGACGTCTTTTACATACCGGCTGGACAGATTCACGCTCTCGGAAGCAATCTACTCATTGCAGAGATCCAACAATCATCGGATGTCACGTATCGCATTAGCGACTGGGGCCGAGTTGACGACAACGGAAATCCACGGGAACTACACCTCGATCTTGCACTCGATGTTATTGATTATTCCGGCGAGACATCCGGAAAAGTTAAGTATTCGAAGCAGATGAACAAATCCATGCCTCTGGTAGAATCGGCCTATTTCATAACTAACGTGCTCGAATTCGACCAAGACCTCGTGATTGACTATAACACTATAGATTCGTTTGTAGTATATATGTGTATAAAAGGATCTGCCACCATTGTTCAGGGATCGGGGAATAAAACAACCATTAAGGGTGGTGAAACTGTTTTAATTCCAGCTGACCTCCGAACCTTCACAATTCATCCAGAAAGAGCCACTTTACTGCTAGAAATACACATTCCGTAA
- the udk gene encoding uridine kinase, with product MLVIGIAGGTGSGKTTVVKKIVDCLPPGEVVVIPQDSYYRDSSHLPFDQRQEINFDHPSAVEFELLVSDVEKMKQGQAVHQPIYSYLNCTRESETIYIEPRHVIIVEGILIFTNPELRDLMDIKVFVDADADDRLGRVVRRDIVERGRSVNKVLERYEKTVKPMHLQFIEPSKRYADIIVPQGGNNEVAISILTTIIEKTLRQHGF from the coding sequence ATGCTGGTTATTGGTATTGCTGGGGGCACTGGATCGGGAAAGACAACCGTCGTAAAGAAGATTGTTGATTGCTTACCGCCTGGTGAGGTGGTGGTTATTCCACAGGATTCCTATTACCGTGATAGTAGTCATCTACCTTTTGATCAACGCCAAGAAATCAATTTTGATCACCCGTCAGCAGTTGAGTTTGAATTGTTGGTGAGCGATGTGGAGAAGATGAAACAGGGCCAGGCTGTCCATCAGCCAATCTATTCCTACCTGAATTGCACCCGTGAATCGGAAACTATATATATTGAGCCTCGCCATGTGATCATTGTTGAGGGCATTCTGATCTTTACTAACCCTGAATTGCGGGATCTGATGGATATAAAGGTATTTGTAGATGCCGATGCCGACGATCGTCTCGGACGTGTGGTTCGACGGGATATTGTGGAGAGGGGCCGGTCGGTAAACAAAGTACTTGAACGCTACGAGAAAACGGTTAAGCCAATGCACTTGCAGTTTATTGAGCCATCGAAACGATATGCCGATATTATTGTGCCTCAGGGTGGTAATAATGAAGTGGCAATTAGTATTTTAACTACTATAATAGAGAAGACCTTACGTCAACACGGTTTCTGA
- a CDS encoding 3'-5' exonuclease produces the protein MLYDLKVENILFLDIETVPAVSTYSELPDAFKLLWDKKALQLKKEEDQTPENLYGRAGIYAEFGRIVCISAGFVFFKKKIPYFRLKSFYNQVEADLLLDFATLLNRFGSKKGALLCAHNGKEFDFPYIARRMLVNGVKLPTLLDVAGKKPWEVSFLDTMELWKFGDYKHYTSLNLLANLFGIPTPKDDIDGSMVADVYYKTGDIERIARYCEKDVITIAQLFRRYRNEDTIPADNIESAESDLDR, from the coding sequence ATGCTTTACGACCTTAAAGTTGAGAATATTTTGTTCCTCGATATCGAGACAGTTCCGGCTGTGTCTACCTACAGCGAATTGCCCGATGCCTTCAAGTTACTATGGGATAAGAAAGCGCTTCAATTAAAGAAGGAAGAGGATCAAACCCCCGAGAACCTATATGGTCGGGCTGGGATTTATGCAGAGTTTGGCCGGATCGTCTGTATTTCTGCTGGTTTCGTTTTCTTTAAGAAGAAGATTCCTTACTTCCGGCTTAAGTCTTTTTATAACCAAGTTGAAGCAGATTTGTTGCTCGATTTTGCGACCCTATTAAATCGATTCGGTAGTAAGAAAGGTGCTCTTCTCTGTGCCCACAATGGGAAGGAGTTCGATTTTCCCTATATCGCAAGGCGCATGCTTGTAAATGGGGTTAAGTTGCCTACTCTGCTCGATGTGGCCGGGAAAAAACCTTGGGAAGTATCCTTTCTCGATACTATGGAGTTATGGAAGTTCGGTGACTATAAACACTACACTTCGTTGAATCTGTTGGCAAATCTCTTCGGTATACCTACTCCAAAAGATGATATTGACGGCTCCATGGTTGCAGATGTTTACTACAAAACTGGCGACATCGAACGGATAGCACGTTACTGCGAAAAGGATGTTATTACTATAGCCCAACTGTTTCGGCGTTACCGAAATGAAGATACTATCCCTGCTGATAATATTGAAAGTGCCGAAAGTGATCTAGATCGCTAG
- a CDS encoding alpha/beta fold hydrolase yields MKLFYRELGAGRPIVIAHGLYGSSDNWLSIAKLLAEKYKVILVDLRNHGQSPHSPSHSYSDLADDLFELFNKLKLSNASLMGHSMGGKAAMQFAINHPDKLRSLVIVDISPRSYTDANGYAPQAKEHFSILTALRELPLSELRSRGEAEEILSSKIPSLQIRQFLLKNLDRDENNKFVWKLNLNALWKKLPSLMGGIKTEDYIPAQNFPVLFIKGEQSPYIDVIEDKPIIKELFPSAEIISIPGAGHWVHAEQQKLFYEVIEKFLAI; encoded by the coding sequence GACAATTGGTTAAGTATTGCTAAACTACTCGCCGAAAAATACAAAGTAATTCTAGTTGACTTACGCAACCATGGACAATCACCACATTCGCCTTCGCACTCCTACAGTGATCTCGCGGATGATCTGTTTGAACTTTTCAACAAACTAAAACTGTCAAACGCCAGCCTAATGGGGCATTCCATGGGTGGCAAAGCCGCAATGCAATTTGCAATTAATCACCCAGACAAACTCAGGTCTTTAGTTATCGTGGACATTTCGCCAAGGTCGTATACCGATGCAAATGGATATGCACCTCAAGCCAAAGAACACTTTTCCATCCTAACCGCATTGAGAGAATTGCCATTGAGCGAACTGAGGTCCAGAGGTGAAGCAGAAGAGATTCTCTCCAGTAAAATCCCGTCGCTTCAAATAAGACAGTTCTTACTCAAGAACCTAGACCGAGACGAAAACAACAAGTTTGTTTGGAAGTTAAACCTAAACGCTCTGTGGAAAAAACTCCCATCGTTGATGGGGGGAATAAAAACAGAAGACTACATTCCTGCCCAAAACTTCCCGGTCCTCTTTATTAAGGGGGAACAATCACCCTACATCGACGTCATTGAAGACAAGCCCATAATAAAGGAACTATTCCCTTCGGCTGAAATAATTTCGATTCCAGGAGCAGGTCATTGGGTTCATGCTGAACAACAAAAACTATTTTACGAGGTAATTGAAAAATTCCTAGCGATCTAG